A window from Methylococcus mesophilus encodes these proteins:
- the lnt gene encoding apolipoprotein N-acyltransferase, with the protein MKAVLLALTGGALLPFAFAPFGYALVALLSLALLFRVWLNASPLKAALYGYLFGLGQFGVGVSWVFVSMHEYGGSDVFSAAGLTALFVAYLALFPALAGWLGVKAGGGSLIVRALLVFPAAWVVTEWLRGWLFSGFPWLQIGYSQTDTGLRSMAPMFGVFGVGWLLAVLASLVLCAWLLDRRSRRLALLGAAVVLVGSTQFAKVQWTQAAGDPIQVTLLQGNVPQDQKWRPEAKSATVQMYVDMTRQHWDSRLIVWPETAVPAFYQQVAESFMAPLEAEARQHGADILVGVPYYEAQGDRYYNAVVTLGAKPGRYFKRHLVPFGEFLPLRPVLGFILEILQIPLADFTAGAPRQTLLQAAGYPLIASICYEDIFGQESLAGLPEGAYLVNVTNDAWFGDSFAPYQHWQKARMRALETGRYMLRATNTGVTGIIDAGGKPVAVAPMFQREALTGMLQPMAGATPYALWGDWPAVGLCAGIVGVCFFRRRRNVLFPLAGGEGI; encoded by the coding sequence ATGAAAGCCGTGCTGCTCGCGCTGACCGGCGGTGCCCTGCTGCCGTTCGCCTTCGCGCCATTCGGCTACGCGTTGGTGGCGCTGCTGTCTCTGGCGCTCCTGTTCCGGGTCTGGCTGAACGCCTCCCCCCTGAAAGCCGCCCTGTATGGCTATCTGTTCGGGCTGGGCCAGTTCGGGGTCGGCGTGTCCTGGGTCTTCGTGAGCATGCACGAATATGGCGGCAGCGACGTGTTTTCGGCCGCCGGCCTGACCGCGCTGTTCGTGGCCTATCTGGCTTTGTTTCCAGCGCTGGCGGGCTGGCTCGGCGTCAAGGCCGGCGGCGGTTCGTTGATCGTTCGGGCATTGCTGGTATTCCCCGCCGCCTGGGTCGTCACCGAATGGCTGCGTGGCTGGCTGTTCAGCGGCTTTCCCTGGCTGCAGATCGGCTATAGCCAGACCGATACCGGATTGCGCAGCATGGCGCCGATGTTCGGCGTGTTCGGGGTAGGCTGGCTGCTCGCCGTACTGGCAAGCCTGGTGCTGTGTGCCTGGTTGCTGGACAGGCGCAGTCGCCGATTGGCACTGCTCGGCGCCGCGGTCGTGCTGGTCGGCAGCACCCAGTTCGCAAAGGTGCAATGGACTCAAGCCGCCGGCGATCCGATCCAGGTCACGCTGCTGCAGGGCAATGTGCCGCAGGACCAGAAGTGGCGGCCGGAAGCGAAAAGCGCCACCGTCCAGATGTACGTCGACATGACCCGCCAGCATTGGGATTCCCGGCTGATCGTATGGCCTGAGACCGCGGTGCCGGCGTTCTATCAGCAGGTGGCGGAGAGCTTCATGGCGCCGTTGGAGGCGGAGGCACGGCAGCACGGTGCCGACATTCTGGTCGGCGTGCCCTACTACGAGGCCCAGGGCGATCGCTACTACAACGCGGTAGTGACGCTGGGCGCCAAGCCGGGCCGCTATTTCAAGCGCCATCTGGTGCCGTTCGGGGAGTTTCTTCCGCTGCGGCCCGTGCTGGGCTTCATATTGGAAATTCTGCAGATCCCGCTGGCGGATTTCACCGCCGGGGCACCCCGCCAGACTCTGCTCCAGGCGGCGGGCTATCCACTGATCGCGTCGATCTGCTATGAGGACATCTTCGGCCAGGAATCGCTGGCGGGGCTGCCGGAAGGGGCCTATCTGGTAAACGTCACCAACGACGCCTGGTTCGGCGATTCCTTCGCACCCTACCAGCACTGGCAGAAGGCGAGGATGCGGGCCTTGGAGACGGGGCGTTACATGCTGCGCGCCACCAACACCGGTGTCACCGGCATCATCGATGCCGGCGGCAAGCCGGTCGCCGTTGCGCCCATGTTTCAACGTGAGGCGCTGACCGGCATGCTGCAGCCCATGGCGGGCGCGACACCTTACGCCTTGTGGGGTGACTGGCCGGCGGTCGGGCTATGCGCGGGGATCGTCGGCGTCTGTTTCTTCAGACGCCGACGCAACGTCTTGTTCCCTCTCGCCGGGGGGGAAGGGATCTAG
- a CDS encoding ParA family protein, with translation MHRVIFNQKGGVGKSTITCNLAAISAAKGKKTLVIDLDVQGNSTHYLLGQKVADQDRTIARFFKDTLGLSLFGKGQDDGLNAVIHETPYPNLYIAPSHPELEPLQGRLESRYKIYKLREALEALSGFDRVFIDTPPVLNFYSRSALIAARRCLIPFDCDAFSREALYNLLAVIAEIKADHNDGLMLEGIIVNQYQSRASLPQKLVEELLAEGHPVLDTRISPSVKVRESHSESKPLLYYAPDHKLSNEFQALFDELET, from the coding sequence ATGCACAGGGTCATATTCAACCAGAAGGGCGGCGTCGGTAAATCGACCATCACTTGCAATCTTGCCGCCATCAGCGCCGCCAAAGGCAAGAAGACGCTGGTCATCGATCTGGATGTCCAGGGCAATTCCACGCATTATCTTTTGGGGCAGAAGGTGGCGGACCAGGACCGCACCATCGCCCGCTTCTTCAAGGACACATTGGGCCTGAGCCTGTTCGGCAAGGGCCAGGACGACGGCCTGAACGCGGTCATCCACGAAACGCCCTACCCCAATCTGTACATCGCGCCCTCTCATCCCGAACTGGAACCGCTGCAGGGGCGGCTCGAATCCCGCTACAAGATCTACAAGCTGCGCGAAGCCTTGGAAGCCCTGTCCGGCTTCGACCGCGTGTTTATCGATACGCCACCCGTGCTCAATTTCTACAGCCGCTCGGCCCTGATCGCGGCCCGCCGCTGCCTGATCCCGTTCGATTGCGATGCCTTCTCGCGCGAGGCCCTGTACAACCTGCTGGCGGTGATCGCCGAAATCAAGGCGGACCACAACGACGGCCTGATGCTGGAAGGCATTATCGTCAACCAGTACCAGAGCCGCGCCAGTCTGCCGCAGAAGCTGGTCGAGGAACTGCTCGCCGAAGGCCACCCGGTACTGGATACCCGGATTTCACCCTCGGTGAAAGTCAGGGAATCACACAGCGAATCCAAGCCCCTGCTTTACTATGCGCCGGACCACAAGCTGTCCAATGAATTCCAGGCCCTGTTCGACGAACTGGAGACCTAG